The following are from one region of the Salmo trutta unplaced genomic scaffold, fSalTru1.1, whole genome shotgun sequence genome:
- the LOC115189416 gene encoding uncharacterized protein LOC115189416 isoform X1 — MNRTPVEILGTRYPLSKKEIIKTSIKWEKRTRKLNTKWPAVGTLDVSVCEEMETLIKNYKPEDKKQKRTNKRERENEILKMFQEERAALLQSMKTAREELKKNDNTSKEKTESGGPAPPPYSNGQFPMITGHMEIKGVVVVTEEREGITSPGAMCAPSHSTERGERETSELQTRRAKDQTEGNSRKSQNTLAERASGNSPSEEEEEEEEDDTSCRGQIVAQRIEEKLGRSKSTHGENVRLQERQDEALARSMNESLRNEPAGKYCRARREGSRKESGYYEKQRQILIKGEQGHYIPWAAQGMEGLVFRLPDLHEGAGKWIRTFEEYTMGKLLAVGDIKALLARVTSVQKMREIMQDGAINGTDWEVTKDGLMFDRYRPAVWRALRAAYPTKFDLNALRGEAIGATENPATYLHGHLERWRMETQQDPEGNELLTAMFRTSVMEAMPQPVRSRLEDVVGLTSKPYKEFCDYVIHAVEKHRKDEQRQIEQGKDIQRRLAQLQLDEVTNKGKKKVHASVTTPVPEIGTMSAVSPGGPQPSTPRRAQMPTLLLVVNVYTQPPNWNGGNKQQKNTQADQRKGPRNLRGAPGVCWGCHQSGHSRRECPTNPWQDRTGGNTNNRRPPTNNNPGGWQPHTNGNRSGWSPNGGWPGNQSQPSGPVNPWSGPNQTY; from the exons ATGAACAGGACACCGGTAGAGATTTTGGGGACTAGATACCCCCTAAGTaaaaaagaaataataaaaaCGTCTATAAAATGGGAAAAACGCACCAGAAAATTAAACACCAAATGGCCCGCGGTGGGAACGTtggatgtctctgtgtgtgaggaAATGGAAACACTGATAAAAAACTATAAACCCGAGGACAAGAAACAAAAAAGGACGAATAAACGAGAAAGAGAAAACGAAATACTAAAAATGTTTCAGGAAGAAAGAGCGGCTTTGTTACAAAGCATGAAGACGGCAAGAGAAGAACTAAAGAAGAACGATAACACAAGCAAAGAGAAAACGGAGTCGGGGGGACCAGCCCCCCCGCCGTATTCCAATGGACAGTTTCCCATGATAActggacacatggaaattaaaggggtagtggtggtgacagAAGAAAGGGAAGGGATCACCTCACCTGGAGCAATGTGTGCACCTTCACATTCAACAGAAAGAG GAGAAAGGGAGACGTCAGAGCTGCAAACAAGAAGAGCGAAAGACCAAACGGAGGGGAACTCCAGGAAAAGCCAAAACACACTAGCAGAACGGGCATCGGGTAATAGTCCgagcgaggaagaggaggaagaggaagaggatgataCATCCTGTAGGGGACAAATAGTGGCACAAAGAATAGAAGAGAAACTGGGACGGTCAAAATCAACACACGGAGAAAACGTAAGATTGCAAGAAAGACAGGATGAGGCCTTGGCCCGTAGTATGAATGAGAGCCTGAGAAATGAGCCTGCAGGGAAATATTGCAGGGCTCGTAGGGAAGGGTCTAGGAAAGAATCGGGTTATTATGAAAAACAGCGGCAGATCCTGATAAAAGGAGAGCAAGGACACTATATACCATGGGCTGCACAGGGCATGGAGGGGTTGGTTTTCCGCTTGCCAGATCTCCATGAGGGAGCAGGGAAGTGGATCAGAACCTTTGAAGAATACACCATGGGGAAATTGCTGGCGGTGGGTGACATAAAGGCATTGCTAGCGAGGGTGACGAGCGTGCAGAAAATGAGAGAAATCATGCAGGATGGTGCGATCAACGGCACAGATTGGGAGGTGACGAAGGATGGACTGATGTTCGACAGGTATAGACCTGCCGTCTGGCGTGCATTAAGGGCAGCATACCCAACGAAGTTTGACCTCAACGCTCTGAGAGGTGAAGCTATTGGAGCTACAGAAAACCCGGCCACGTACTTACATGGACATTTGGAAAGATGGAGAATGGAAACACAACAAGATCCAGAAGGAAATGAACTATTGACAGCAATGTTCCGAACTTCTGTGATGGAAGCCATGCCCCAGCCGGTAAGGAGCCGACTGGAGGATGTGGTGGGGCTTACTTCAAAACCTTACAAAGAGTTCTGTGACTATGTGATTCATGCCGTGGAAAAACACAGGAAGGACGAACAGAGACAGATTGAACAAGGAAAAGACATTCAGAGAAGGCTGGCCCAGTTGCAGTTGGATGAAGTAACCAACAAAGGAAAGAAGAAAGTCCATGCCTCAGTAACCACCCCTGTGCCCGAGATAGGAACAATGTCTGCCGTTTCCCCAGGAGGGCCGCAACCGTCAACCCCCAGGCGGGCCCAAATGCCTACCTTACTGCTAGTAGTAAATGTATACACACAGCCCCCTAATTGGAATGGTGGAAATAAACAACAGAAAAATACCCAGGCAGATCAGAGAAAGGGACCCAGGAACCTTAGGGGGGCACCTGGTGTCTGTTGGGGTTGCCACCAATCAGGACACTCCAGACGAGAATGCCCTACGAACCCCTGGCAGGATCGGACTGGAGGAAACACAAATAACAGGCGACCACCAACAAACAACAATCCAGGTGGCTGGCAGCCGCATACAAACGGGAACCGGAGCGGTTGGAGCCCAAATGGTGGATGGCCGGGCAACCAAAGCCAACCTTCGGGCCCTGTGAACCCATGGTCAGGGCCTAACCAAACATACTAG